Below is a genomic region from Bradyrhizobium sp. 1(2017).
TTCGCATAGGCGATGTCGATCAGGCCGCTCTCGACGCGTCGCTCCTTGTCGGTGTTGTGGCGCTGCAATTCGACGTAAAGGCGGTCGCCGAACAGGCTGGCGAGACGCTCGCAGCGCAACGCGGCAATTTCGGCCTGCCCGGTCGCAAGCGCCAGCGAGACCGGGCCGTCCGGACCGCCGGTGAGCGCGATCAGTCCCTCGGTCTCGCCCTCGAGCCAGTCGAACTTGATGTGCGAGGCATGGGTGTCGGGCGTCTCCAGGAACGCCCGCGAGTTCAGGCGCATCAGGCTGCGATAGCCGCGCTCCTGCGCCGCCAGCAGCACCACGCGCGACGGCCCCATCGCATTGCGCGCATTCGGATCCTGGTCGCCGAAATCGATTGCGAGCTCGCAGCCGACGATCGGCTGGATGCCGGAACCCGCCATCTTGTCGGAGAACTCCAGCGCCCCGAACATGTTGTCGGTGTCGGTCAGCGCCAGCGCCGGCTGGTGGTCTTTCTTCGCAAGCTCGGCGAGCTTGGCGATCTTGATCGAGCCCTTGAGCAGCGAATAGGCCGAGTGAACGTGAAGGTGGACAAATCCGGCGCTCGGCATGGTCGCGTGACGGCCTCTTGCAGATGAGATGGAGCGGTCGCCCGCTCCTGGGGCATGCACCCATCCGGCCGACTCGCCTCACAATGGTGGGGCGTCACTGCGCCAGAGTCCACGGCGGAGCGGCCGATCGGCCCCGTCGTCCGGCTTTTCCCCAGGGGCACGGAAAGGGGCCCGCATCATCAAAGCTGCGGAATCACCTGGGCCCAGATTGCGATCATCCCCACGAACAGCGTGATCGACGCCAGTGCTGCGGCTTCTTCCACGAAAATCTTGAACATGGCCTGCTCCCGTGTTGGAACGTATGAAGAACATTGTTCTCATTTCGTTCTCGGGAGTCAAGTCGACTGAGCCATCCCGACATGGAATGGTTAACTCGCTGAATTCGAACAACAAAAAAGCCCCGGCCGATGGCCGGGGCTTTCGACAACCGCTCGAAGAAGAGCGATCAGTCTTAGTCTTTTGCTCAGTACCGGCCGATCATCGGGCCGCCGAACTTGTAGTTCAGGCGGACGAGGCCCATGTCGACGTCCTGGCTGACGTGGACCGGCAGAACACCGCCGAAGCCAGTCAGGTTCCGATCATTGCCACCCAGGAAGATATGGTCGTACTCGACGCCCACCGACCAGTTCGGAGCGAAGCCGAACTCGAGGCCTGCGCCGACCGTGCCGCCCCAACGGGTGTCGTTGGCGGAAGCAACCGACACGCCGGCGAGGGAGGCGTCGTACTTGGTGCCGACTACAGCCGCACCGCCCTTCACGTAGAGCAGCACGTTGTTCCAGGCGTAGCCGACCTGGCCCGTGATCAGACCGAACGAATCGATCTTGGTGTTGTTGCTGAAGCCGGAGATCGCGCCGACGTGGCTGCCGGAGAAGTCGGCCCAGTTGCCCTGGCCTTCCACGCCGAACACGAACTGGCCGGACTGCCAGCGATAGCCGATCTGGCCACCGACCGTGCCGCCGGTCGCGTCGTGCGAACCATCACGGCCGAAGCCGACCACATCCCAGTCCGCATGCGCCGAACCGCCACCGCCGTTGATGCCGATGTAGAAGCCGCTCCAGTCGTAAACCGCGGCGATCGCCGCCGGCGGAGCCTTCGTGTAAGGCCGCGCCGCGAGATCAGCAGCCACCGCCGGCGCAGCCGCGCCGAGCGCGATGAGGCTGACAGCGGCGAGCAACAAATTCTTCTTCATTTGATTCCCGT
It encodes:
- a CDS encoding outer membrane protein — encoded protein: MKKNLLLAAVSLIALGAAAPAVAADLAARPYTKAPPAAIAAVYDWSGFYIGINGGGGSAHADWDVVGFGRDGSHDATGGTVGGQIGYRWQSGQFVFGVEGQGNWADFSGSHVGAISGFSNNTKIDSFGLITGQVGYAWNNVLLYVKGGAAVVGTKYDASLAGVSVASANDTRWGGTVGAGLEFGFAPNWSVGVEYDHIFLGGNDRNLTGFGGVLPVHVSQDVDMGLVRLNYKFGGPMIGRY